The Corynebacterium suranareeae genome window below encodes:
- the iolC gene encoding 5-dehydro-2-deoxygluconokinase has translation MTNLTSTHEVLAIGRLGVDIYPLQSGVGLADVQSFGKYLGGSAANVSVAAARHGHNSALLSRVGDDPFGEYLLAEVDRLGVDNQYVATDPTFKTPVTFCEIFPPDDFPLYFYREPKAPDLNIESADVSLDDVREANILWFTLTGFSEEPSRGTHREILSTRANRRHTIFDLDYRPMFWKTPEEATLQAEWALQHSTVAVGNKEECEIAVGETEPERAGRALLERGVELAIVKQGPKGVLAMTKDETVEVPPFFVDVVNGLGAGDAFGGALCHGLLSEWPLEKVLRFANTAGALVASRLECSTAMPTTDEVEASLNQKV, from the coding sequence ATGACTAACTTGACGAGCACTCACGAAGTCCTAGCTATCGGCCGCTTGGGCGTAGATATTTACCCGCTGCAAAGCGGAGTAGGCCTGGCCGATGTTCAATCTTTTGGCAAGTACTTGGGCGGAAGCGCTGCGAACGTTTCAGTCGCTGCAGCCCGACACGGACATAATTCTGCGCTGTTGTCTCGCGTGGGAGATGACCCATTCGGCGAGTACCTTTTGGCTGAAGTGGATCGCCTGGGTGTGGATAACCAGTACGTTGCCACTGATCCAACATTTAAGACTCCAGTGACATTTTGTGAAATTTTCCCACCAGATGATTTCCCACTGTACTTCTACCGTGAGCCAAAGGCTCCAGATCTAAATATTGAATCCGCAGACGTCAGCCTCGATGATGTGCGTGAGGCCAATATTTTGTGGTTCACACTTACTGGTTTCAGCGAAGAGCCGAGCCGTGGCACGCACCGTGAAATTTTGTCTACTCGTGCAAACCGTCGCCACACCATCTTTGATTTGGACTACAGGCCAATGTTCTGGAAGACCCCAGAAGAAGCGACCTTGCAGGCGGAATGGGCGTTGCAGCATTCCACCGTGGCGGTTGGCAACAAGGAAGAATGCGAAATCGCAGTGGGTGAGACCGAGCCAGAGCGCGCTGGTCGAGCACTGCTGGAACGTGGTGTGGAGTTGGCCATCGTGAAGCAAGGACCTAAGGGTGTGCTGGCGATGACCAAGGACGAAACCGTTGAAGTTCCACCGTTTTTCGTAGACGTAGTCAATGGCCTTGGTGCTGGCGATGCATTCGGTGGTGCTTTGTGCCACGGTCTGCTGTCTGAATGGCCGCTGGAAAAGGTTCTCCGTTTTGCCAACACCGCGGGTGCGCTTGTTGCCTCCCGTCTTGAATGCTCTACCGCAATGCCTACTACCGATGAGGTGGAAGCCTCCCTCAACCAGAAAGTCTGA
- the iolR gene encoding GntR family transcriptional regulator IolR — MTTEAPVWPAELFEDLDRNGPIPLYFQVAQRLEDGIRSGVLPPGARLENEIAVAKHLNVSRPTVRRAIQEVVDKGLLVRRRGVGTQVVQSHVTRPVELTSFYNDLKNANLDPKTKVLEHRLLAASSAIAEKLGVSAGDEVLLIRRLRSTGDIPVAILENYLPPAFNDVTLEELEQGGLYDALRNRGVVLKIANQKIGARRAVGEESTLLDIEDGGPLLTVERVALDNSGQVIELGSHCYRPDMYNFETTLVAR; from the coding sequence ATGACCACCGAAGCTCCCGTTTGGCCCGCCGAACTCTTCGAAGACCTAGACCGAAACGGACCAATCCCCCTCTACTTCCAAGTAGCCCAACGCCTAGAAGACGGCATTAGAAGCGGCGTACTACCCCCCGGGGCTCGTCTCGAAAACGAAATCGCCGTAGCGAAACACCTCAATGTATCCCGCCCCACCGTGCGACGCGCCATTCAAGAAGTAGTAGACAAAGGCCTCCTTGTCCGCCGCCGCGGAGTTGGAACCCAAGTCGTACAAAGCCACGTCACCAGGCCTGTCGAACTCACCAGTTTCTACAACGACCTCAAAAACGCCAACCTAGATCCCAAAACCAAAGTTCTAGAACACCGCCTACTCGCAGCAAGCTCCGCAATCGCAGAAAAACTAGGTGTGTCCGCAGGAGACGAAGTCCTCCTCATCCGCCGCCTCCGCTCCACCGGCGACATCCCCGTAGCAATCCTGGAAAACTACCTCCCACCAGCATTCAACGACGTTACCCTCGAGGAACTAGAGCAAGGCGGACTCTACGACGCCCTCCGCAACCGTGGCGTTGTACTAAAAATCGCAAACCAAAAAATCGGTGCCCGCCGAGCAGTTGGTGAAGAAAGCACCCTCCTAGACATCGAAGACGGTGGCCCCCTCCTTACCGTCGAACGCGTAGCACTTGATAACTCCGGCCAAGTAATCGAACTGGGCAGCCACTGCTACAGGCCAGACATGTACAACTTCGAAACCACCCTAGTGGCGCGCTAA
- a CDS encoding PrsW family intramembrane metalloprotease, producing the protein MSRLFSITLWVALLLAIPAVIFSFATFVFVDPLSSVLSFVFAVIYMAVVLFALSRTPLWPNFKTPGATKRAGLKWAVASLWWGAFVSFGLIMLLAGPILSITDKLNWDFVSMSFGGAYPEEIAKALGVAIILLSFRQLNRPWHGFITGTLVGLGFEVNENILYGATGAMMDPNSDIEGVLMMWQYRTLLGPFIHTLLTGFAGYGIALAFFRARKTIAWRWGVAIGWTLIAFALHFAWNLLWEDDIASIINIVVVSVIMYGLAIYIFWSNWAEARDDSSYAFAPGIITNTKDLALVETPARKPELVEKSETS; encoded by the coding sequence ATGAGTCGCCTCTTTAGCATCACCTTGTGGGTTGCCCTCCTTCTTGCCATACCCGCAGTAATTTTCAGCTTTGCCACTTTCGTGTTCGTTGATCCACTCTCCAGTGTCTTAAGCTTTGTCTTCGCCGTGATCTACATGGCAGTGGTACTTTTCGCCTTAAGCAGAACTCCGCTATGGCCCAACTTCAAAACCCCAGGAGCCACGAAACGCGCCGGGTTGAAATGGGCAGTGGCCTCCCTATGGTGGGGTGCATTTGTCAGCTTTGGGCTAATCATGCTGCTAGCCGGACCAATCCTATCCATCACCGACAAACTCAATTGGGACTTCGTTTCCATGAGCTTTGGTGGCGCATACCCAGAAGAAATCGCCAAAGCACTAGGCGTTGCCATCATCTTGTTAAGCTTCCGCCAACTCAACCGCCCCTGGCATGGTTTTATCACCGGCACCCTGGTGGGCTTAGGTTTTGAAGTCAACGAAAACATCCTCTACGGCGCCACCGGTGCGATGATGGATCCCAACTCAGACATCGAAGGTGTGCTCATGATGTGGCAATACCGCACACTTCTGGGCCCTTTCATCCACACACTGCTCACCGGATTTGCAGGATATGGCATCGCATTAGCATTTTTCCGTGCGCGTAAAACAATTGCCTGGCGATGGGGAGTAGCCATCGGATGGACACTCATCGCCTTCGCACTGCACTTTGCATGGAACCTGCTGTGGGAAGATGACATCGCATCCATCATTAACATCGTGGTGGTCAGCGTGATCATGTATGGCCTGGCCATCTACATATTCTGGAGTAATTGGGCCGAAGCTCGCGATGATTCCAGCTATGCATTTGCTCCAGGGATTATCACCAATACAAAAGACTTAGCGCTTGTGGAAACACCTGCACGCAAACCTGAGCTGGTGGAAAAGAGCGAAACCTCTTAG
- a CDS encoding M13 family metallopeptidase, translated as MKDLYRFVNGPWLDTHIIPDDRAVDGTFHKLRDDAEEDVHAIVKEDSGRAGILYASFMDTDTINAAGVAPLDADLDRLSVANSSLFAAALGELDREGVGAPVGFWVEKDSSSNDAVAYLIQSGLGLPDEAYYREEAHAETLAAYQEHVERMLGFLDGSRLFGLDAATAAARIVALETDIAAGHWDVVKTRDAVATYNPTELGTLPPKVRILVSSAGLPDQRLVSMMPSYLDHLNGLLVDDRLPDWQLWATWHVLRSRAGLLTEEISQANFDFYGTKLSGATEQKDRWKRAVGLAERMVGEEIGQRFVEKHFPASSKEHMLELVDYLVAAYRDRISNLEWMTPATRERALEKLAKFNAKIGYPDKWRSYEGLEFGSDLVDNVRKGSAFLHNYELGKIGKPADRDEWVTTPQTVNAFYNPVVNDITFPAAILRAPFFDPEADAAENFGAIGAVIGHEIGHGFDDQGSQYDGDGNLNSWWTDEDRSAFEQLTSRLVTQFNGLVPSVLTAEGIETDGVNGEFTLGENIGDLGGLGIAVVAYEKYLADKGLTFATSPVLPFEATDADPALAEQEYNGLQRLFLAWARVWRTAIRPQMAVQYLAIDPHSPAEFRCNVIAGNVAEFYEAFDVPEDAPVYIKPEERLAIW; from the coding sequence ATGAAAGATCTTTATCGTTTTGTCAATGGTCCGTGGCTTGACACCCACATCATTCCGGATGATCGCGCAGTGGATGGCACGTTCCATAAGTTGCGTGATGATGCTGAAGAAGACGTCCATGCAATCGTGAAGGAGGATTCTGGGCGTGCCGGTATTCTTTATGCCTCATTCATGGATACGGATACCATCAATGCCGCAGGTGTTGCTCCACTTGATGCAGATTTAGACAGGCTATCTGTTGCTAATTCTTCACTGTTTGCAGCGGCACTCGGTGAGCTTGACCGCGAGGGTGTTGGCGCGCCGGTGGGATTCTGGGTGGAAAAGGATTCCTCCTCGAATGATGCTGTCGCCTACCTCATCCAGTCTGGTCTTGGACTTCCCGATGAGGCGTATTACCGCGAGGAAGCCCACGCTGAAACCTTGGCGGCGTACCAGGAACACGTTGAGCGCATGCTCGGTTTCCTTGATGGCAGTCGCCTTTTCGGGCTCGATGCTGCCACTGCTGCTGCACGCATCGTTGCGCTTGAAACTGATATCGCTGCAGGTCACTGGGATGTTGTAAAAACTCGCGACGCCGTGGCCACGTACAACCCCACCGAGCTGGGCACGCTTCCACCAAAGGTCCGCATCTTGGTGAGCTCTGCGGGCCTGCCGGATCAGCGCCTGGTCTCGATGATGCCGTCATACCTCGACCACCTCAACGGTTTGCTTGTCGACGACCGCCTCCCCGATTGGCAGCTCTGGGCAACGTGGCACGTCTTAAGGTCTAGGGCAGGACTGTTGACGGAGGAAATTAGCCAGGCCAACTTCGATTTCTATGGCACCAAACTATCTGGCGCAACTGAGCAAAAAGACCGCTGGAAGCGTGCTGTCGGTTTGGCAGAGCGCATGGTGGGCGAGGAAATCGGGCAACGATTCGTCGAAAAGCATTTTCCTGCAAGCTCAAAGGAGCACATGCTTGAGCTTGTCGATTACCTGGTTGCCGCCTACCGTGATCGCATCTCCAATTTGGAATGGATGACGCCGGCCACCCGCGAGCGCGCGCTGGAGAAGCTGGCCAAGTTTAATGCAAAAATTGGCTACCCAGACAAGTGGCGTTCCTATGAGGGCCTCGAGTTTGGCTCTGATTTGGTGGATAACGTGCGCAAGGGATCTGCGTTCCTGCACAATTATGAGTTGGGTAAAATCGGCAAACCTGCGGATCGCGACGAATGGGTAACCACCCCACAAACCGTCAACGCGTTCTACAACCCAGTGGTCAATGACATCACCTTCCCCGCTGCCATTTTGCGCGCGCCATTTTTCGATCCGGAGGCGGACGCTGCGGAAAACTTTGGTGCCATCGGTGCTGTGATCGGCCATGAAATTGGCCATGGTTTTGATGATCAAGGCAGCCAATATGACGGCGATGGCAACTTGAATTCCTGGTGGACCGATGAGGATCGCTCCGCATTCGAGCAGCTCACTTCACGCCTGGTCACCCAATTCAACGGCCTTGTTCCTTCTGTGTTGACTGCCGAAGGCATTGAAACTGACGGCGTCAACGGTGAGTTTACTTTGGGTGAAAACATCGGTGACCTGGGCGGACTGGGTATCGCTGTGGTGGCCTATGAAAAGTACCTTGCTGATAAGGGACTGACTTTCGCTACCTCACCAGTGCTGCCTTTTGAAGCCACCGACGCAGATCCAGCATTAGCTGAGCAGGAATACAACGGTTTGCAGCGCCTCTTCTTGGCATGGGCTCGTGTGTGGCGCACCGCCATCCGACCACAAATGGCCGTGCAGTACTTGGCGATTGACCCACACTCCCCCGCTGAATTCCGCTGCAATGTTATTGCTGGAAACGTCGCTGAATTCTACGAAGCCTTCGATGTTCCAGAAGACGCCCCGGTGTACATCAAGCCAGAAGAGCGCCTAGCTATCTGGTAA